In Musa acuminata AAA Group cultivar baxijiao chromosome BXJ2-3, Cavendish_Baxijiao_AAA, whole genome shotgun sequence, the following proteins share a genomic window:
- the LOC135607793 gene encoding carboxyvinyl-carboxyphosphonate phosphorylmutase, chloroplastic-like has translation MADSTVRVAVTGPRKTRMHRLIEEEGIVLMPGIYDALSAAVLQSLGFRAGFVSGYAVSASRLGMPDIGLLTPPEMADAARAICAAAPNVAFIVDADTGGGNALNVQRTVRDIIGTGAAGLFLEDQVWPKKCGHMQGKQVIPAHEHAAKIAAAREAIGDSDFFLIARTDARATAGGLSDAIARANLYMEAGADACFVEAPRSDDEMREVCKRTNGFRAANMLEGGYTPLHTPQELKELGFHLIVHSTTAVYASARALIDVLKVMKEEGTSRDQLHKLTTFEEFNSLIGLKKLNEIGARYDKFQVPSN, from the exons ATGGCTGACTCCACGGTGAGGGTGGCGGTGACCGGCCCCAGGAAGACGCGCATGCACCGCCTCATCGAGGAGGAAGGCATCGTGCTGATGCCGGGGATCTACGACGCGCTCTCTGCGGCCGTCCTCCAGAGCCTGGGCTTCCGTGCCGGCTTCGTCTCCGGCTACGCCGTCTCCGCCTCCCGCCTCGGCATGCCCGACATCGGCCTCCTCAC GCCGCCGGAGATGGCGGACGCAGCTCGAGCTATTTGCGCGGCAGCTCCTAACGTTGCCTTCATCGTTGATGCCG ACACCGGAGGTGGCAATGCTCTCAATGTCCAAAGGACTGTTCGAGATATAATTGGTACCGGTGCCGCTGGCTTGTTTCTTGAG GATCAAGTTTGGCCGAAGAAGTGCG GACATATGCAGGGTAAACAG gtgatacctgctcatgagcaTGCCGCAAAGATAGCAGCCGCAAGAGAAGCCATTGGGGACTCTGACTTCTTTCTCATCGCTCGAACTGATGCTCGTGCAACCGCCGGTGGCCTATCTGACGCCATTGCTCGGGCTAACCTCTACATGGAG GCGGGAGCAGATGCTTGCTTCGTGGAGGCACCGCGGAGCGACGACGAGATGAGGGAGGTCTGCAAGCGCACCAATGGTTTCAGGGCTGCCAACATGCTGGAGGGTGGGTACACCCCCCTGCACACGCCACAGGAGCTCAAGGAACTGGGATTCCACCTCATAGTGCACTCCACCACCGCCGTCTACGCGTCGGCTCGCGCGTTGATCGACGTCCTCAAAGTGATGAAGGAGGAAGGCACCAGCCGAGACCAACTCCACAAGCTGACCACCTTCGAGGAGTTCAACAGTCTGATCGGACTGAAGAAACTAAACGAGATCGGAGCCCGATACGACAAGTTCCAAGTTCCCTCCAACTGA